The nucleotide window ATCTCCCGGAGGACGCTTCCCCCGTTTCAAATCATTTATTGTCAGGCCAAACCTCATTTCCAAGTGCGGATAATCCTTAAAGTGATTCCAGTCTCCTCCCCACGTAAATCCTAGCTCCTTGGCAATGCCTACTACTTCCATCCAATCTGATTTCCCATTGCCATTTCCATCATAAGAAGTGTCCCATAGGGCTTTTCCTTGTTTATTCAATAACGCGAAGTCGATTGCCAGACCAAAATTATGGTAAGATTCCCCGGCTTTAGCATGTGTGACTATTTGGCCTTCTTTAGATCTTCCCTTTTCATATAACTGATTCTGCTCATCAAAACTCCTAAAACCATCCGTTACCAAGACCCTTATTCCTCTTTCAGCTGCCTTCTGGACCAGCATATCCTTATTCTCCTGGACAACTGGATGCAGTTGCTGTGGCAAAGGAACATCTTCATTAATTTTAGGCTGGCTGAGGAATTGATAATATAAAAGGAGCGCAACCAAAATCAGCAAAAAAGTGATGGATGCGTTCCCGAAAAATTTATTTTTCACGGTAAAAGTCCTTTCAGCTATTCTTTATTATCTATTATATAACGAATTTCCTCCATCCTTGGTTTCATGGGGATTTTTTCGAAATAAAAAACCTGGCAGTAGTTTTTGCCAGGCAGCCACCCTAAAGTCAAATTTAATATTTCCGAAAATCCTATTCAAACTTGTATTTCTCTAAAATGCGATCAGCGATCAGTTGGTATCCTTTATCATTCAAATGGAGCGAATCACTGAAATACTTTTGTTTATCTTTACCTTTAAACAAATCATTGGTTGGAATGTAACTTACCAGTTTTTCTTTTTTCGCAGCTTTTATTATTTCTTTATTCCAATCATTAATTATCGCTTCGATTGCTGCGCTGTCAGGGTAGGGATTATATAGTCCCAGCAGAAGGATAGGCGCTTTTTCGTTCTTATCAGTCAAAATATTGAGGATCGCCTTCAAATTCTTCAAATACTCTGCCTGCCCTTTCTCGATTTGCCCATGCTTCAGATTCTTTAAATTCTCGCCATTGCTATTGATTAAATCATTAGTACCGATATAAAGAATAAAATAA belongs to Mesobacillus subterraneus and includes:
- a CDS encoding GDSL-type esterase/lipase family protein — protein: MKKKTILISSLILIIVVSMAAFSVVNTQKEEGDRLVIAFGDSLTYGYGDKKGSGYIDTLQSMLNKGNKKDFNFDNEAIYGLESSGILTQLSDVTIRGKLDEADYFILYIGTNDLINSNGENLKNLKHGQIEKGQAEYLKNLKAILNILTDKNEKAPILLLGLYNPYPDSAAIEAIINDWNKEIIKAAKKEKLVSYIPTNDLFKGKDKQKYFSDSLHLNDKGYQLIADRILEKYKFE
- a CDS encoding M15 family metallopeptidase, with the protein product MKNKFFGNASITFLLILVALLLYYQFLSQPKINEDVPLPQQLHPVVQENKDMLVQKAAERGIRVLVTDGFRSFDEQNQLYEKGRSKEGQIVTHAKAGESYHNFGLAIDFALLNKQGKALWDTSYDGNGNGKSDWMEVVGIAKELGFTWGGDWNHFKDYPHLEMRFGLTINDLKRGKRPPGDGLTASQKQASEP